Part of the Xenopus tropicalis strain Nigerian chromosome 3, UCB_Xtro_10.0, whole genome shotgun sequence genome, TTCTATGTAGTTAAGTCTACTACTTTGTTGAGCAACTACAAAAGGTGTTAGACACAGAAAAATTTAGCTGTAGATTTCAACAGAAGTATCAATTGATAAACAAAGTGACCgaaaaatctattttaaaaaatagtaCATAAAGGGCAAAGACTCATGCAGATTTGTAATAGCCATAGTGCTCTCATGTGATACTGATGAGCCACTTAGGGACAAAATGTCAGTGAAGCAAACACTGCAAATACGGCAAAAACACCTTAATCTGTGTTCTTAAACAATTTAGCAAAATTATATCTGCTATTAGTGGTCTAGTGATGGTCTTGCCAAAGATAATAATGCACCTTAAAGTTGCAGTTCTCCCCGAGAGGTTATAAAAATGCTGTGCACTACAGATATACATTTTCATTGTGTTGTACCTTTAGTGATTTTGACAACTGCTATAGCCTGATAGACTACTTACATGTCCATTTTTATTCTTTAGCTCCCCATGACACAGCAGTGCCTTACTGGATTCAATCCGGAGATCCTTCTGCTTATCATCAAGGTACTCCAATTTATCAATATAATACTGGCATTCAGATTCTCCTTTTTTCAAGTTTATGTCTGTAAGTACTCCTTGAATTAAGCATAGCTGGAAAGAGCACAATATTAGGATTAATATTCAATGTAAAACAGTAGAGACTGGTACATTTTAATAAAGCCGAAACACTAGGAAAAAGGCCCCAAAACCTTTAAACAACCCatccatttataattttatttttttcagccctaaaaatccTCAGCCAGAAAATTAAGGCACACTCTTGGACACTGTTCTTTTCCAAAAGCAGAATTTTAGAAATATTCCAATATTTAGTGGAACATAATGAAGTTGCTCCAACAAGTAACAAAATATGGACTAGTCTGTGTTGGACTGCAGTACTTACAGCTTCATGCAGACCCTTGGTGTCGGGATGGTCTTTTGGAGTGTGCCTGAGGATTTCTTTTAGAAGAAGAGGATACTTGACAAGGCGACTTCTTGgtatatcaagaaagctccaaagaTCAAGCTTCCGGCTGAATGGAGATTCAAGACAGCGTTGAAGAAAGTCCTGGACTCTCCGATCTAATTTCTTTTTGTCAAGAAGAGCTTTAGCAGCTAGCTGGTTGCTGCAGTATTCTTTGTAGGCATTCAGACGAGGTAActgtaaataaagaaaacattactAAAGGCACTTCTTGCATTACTCTTTACTGAACAGGAATTCAGTAGCACAAAAGGACTTGTACAAGGTAAACCTGTTCTAGAAAACTATTCTTGCATGGTACGCCCCTGGTAAAGACTAGCAATCAAGTAGGTTTCCTCATTGTCCCAAAACGGTAGCCAGATTATTATCTTGAAGCCCCAGGCATTGCAGTAATTGCCTTGTATTGTATGTTCTAAATGGGGATTCTCAGTTAACAATAGGAAGTGATAGAAGACAACTCCTTTGTTTTGTATCTCAGCTACTTGCAGCAATAGTACATAGAATGCTTACTGTTCACAAAACTCACCAATAGTAAGTACACAGAATCACCAAGGCTCTATAAGTAACTAAGTACTATTACTAAGTACTATtagtaatgtatttttatatttaactccCACTACAGTGCTGCAAAAATGGTTTAACAGTAAAAGACATCTAATGTAGGTTACTTACCCAATTAATGAGAATGGGACCAATCTGACCAACTGTCCCATCTGCCTTTGTTGCTTCCCCAAGTTTAGCAAGCAATTCTGAAAAATAGAAGAcagattttaaattaaattaggcTTTGGTCACCTATATAACTTATGTCACTTTAAAATTACAAAATTCTCCATATTTAAAGGGGGTTAGGTTAATAAAGAGATTTAAATACAAAACAGAACACACATAGCTGTAGAACCAGCTTAGGTTAGTATAAGTCAGAGCTCAGACATGTGGGGGGTACAAGATTCATACATTTAAGATCTGTGTATAGGCTGccttaattttccttttttacgGTGCCTTACGGTGCTAACTTACCTTCATGAAGAGGAATGTAGGAATCTAAATCTCCAAATATCTGTGTTAGTTCTTCCTCAGACATAATAGAAAGCTTTAGCATCGGGTCATGATAGGCCTTCCTTGCCAACTTTAGATCATCAATAAGGTCTTGCTCTCCCTTGGTCATTTCAAATATTGCCTGATAGGAAAACATTCAGGTTACAAATCTACAGGACAAAGGAGCACCACTTAAATGCAGCATATGTGGGATGGGATTTTCTCTGTATATCTGAAAGAACCTCATAAAAGGTTGATTTAAACACAGGACTGTTTGGCCCTAGCATGTGGAAATGGGCTGCTAGTTTAGTTAAGGAGGTTGAAGTAGCCACAAAAAATGCCTTGTCCTAAGAAACAGCTACTACTGTGAAGGTTTGAAAAGATTTGTTTATGTTCTAACCATTTGAAAAGAAGGAGCTTGTATTTTAGCTGTAGTTTACCCTTTAATATCCATGTTGAAAAACTTTATTGCTGTTCAAAGGTTGTACTGCTATGATTGCTCTTGGTCAGTTCAAAGGTTTAACAGCCTGGAGTAAGACCCTGCATGTTCAGGATAACCAATAACAGAGCTTAACTAGCCAAAAATACTGAACAAAAACACAAGAGCAAGTAAATGGCAAGCTGTAAAAAATCTGTCCTGTGGGCCTCATTCTAGCATATCATGTATATATTTTGCAGTTACTTTTAATTTTTACAGTGACTTTCAGGACACAGCAGGAAGCAATTGCTTTAGGCCTGCAGAATCATACTTCTCCCTCTTGGAGAGCGCATTCCCTTCATAAAATCATTTATTACTTTATCCAACAATCTTAAGTATTTTAATCTGATTTCTCACATATGGCCTGACAACTGATGATGAGCTACAACCACCAGCATTCTCACTTTTAAGGCTGCAGGAAGTTGTAGAAAAGCAGCTGATGGGTATATACACACTAATAACAGTGTTCCCTACATTGCAAAAAGCTAGGATGTTTAAAGCCTCAGCCTATTTGACTAATCCCACATATTTAAGCAATCCTAACAATTTAGGTTCAATGTAATCATAAGGTATTGCACCGATTAACCAATAATAAAGGTAAGATGTCTCCAACAAAGGAAGGGATAACAATGTAACCGCAAATTACATTGATAACAGCATGCAAAAAATATCCTTAATTGTTTAACTTGCCTCTTGCCGTTTTATTTCTTTGGTGCTCAGAGATTCCTTCATATTAATATCTAGCATTTCAGACCACAAAACACTGTTCCTTCTTTTGGGTGGGGTAGGTGCAGCCACCTTGCTACAAGCTTTCTGTGTACCGCCTGGAGACTTGTTTTCGGCTCGCATTGTAAATGACTGGCaagaaaaaacatgtttgaaGCTGTTCAGTGCTTGAATTCTCTTGAAACCCACTGGTCAGGTTTAAACAAGTAAAGTCAACATTTTAGTAGAAGGGGTATTTCTCATAAACACTTATATGCAACACAAAATCAGTTaaggaaacaaaaaaacccagaaaccTCAGTGATCAAATCTAAGCAGGCCAGAGCTTAGATTAACTGTAGCACGAACACTGCTTATAAAGATTACAGAAAGTGTACACAGTGCATTCAATAAACAACCTATACTCAGGTCAGTTTCCTCAGGAGTCAATTCAACTGCATGTataaatgtaatagggaccttacagtttaaaggaatacggtcattaaaaaacatgttttttccctaaaacatatcagttaatagtgctgctctagcagaatcctacatggaaaatgcaaacagattttttttttttatattaaattctaAAATtccacatagggctagccatgttctttcAGGGTGCCACAGTTATGAGAttttgtactctgataaacttcagtcacactttactgctgtgctgcaagttagaGTATTATCACCCCAccccttctacccccccccccccccccaaacagcagccaatcagcagaacaatgggaaggtagcaagatagtagctaCCTGACACATGTAAAGTGGTAgatgtcagaatagcactcaatagtaaaaaaaatttccAAGTTcagcttgggactccagttacatgggagtaggagaaacaataggttatctgaaagcagttttaatgtgtaacactggctccttctgaaagctcagactcaggcacaatgcactgagatggctgcctacacaccagtattacaactaaaaaaatacattagttggtTCACGAATAAAACAGTGTagtttagaaacaaaaagtaaatcataaaaatcatgagagaATCAGTTTAAGCTCATTTGTTGGTctgaaataaagaataatactACAAACTGGCAGTACCTGGATGGTTTGGCCAAAACGTCTGACTGCGCCATTTCTTACAGGAGAGATTAGATTTGCCAATGATGTGACTCGCGATAGAGGCCGAACTCTCTTAGTGCTTGGCTCCTACAAAACAGACATATCTCAACATTAGGCGCAATATTCTGTGGGAGAAAGAACAGCAATTATGAAATGCTAACTAGAACACAACAAAATTAAAGAAGTGTATGAATCATCCACCTTTGTTATGTTGGCTGTATATTGTTagataaaataattcatgttatAGTACACAGTAAAAATGTAGGGCCCACATTGAGCAAAAGAAACTGTAGCGCCTAATAAACAAAGATAAAAAGCTTATTTTAAAATCTTAAGATATGATTTACATAATGGTAAAATATACTCAGGAGAAGACAGTATAACAGGTCAAACTCTTATAGGGATAACAAAAAGACTGAAAAGAATCAACTTTCACCTGCCCAAACGGCTCCCAACACCCTCAGCAGCTGAAGGATACCAGGAGTTGTTTTACATGACAACATAAGGAGAAACAAAACGACTGAATTATCCTAGTACATCTTCAGGATCACAACTTGCCTAGCAATACACAGCAGGTCTGCCTATACACAAGGTCAGTATGCGTAATTAATAACAGTAACTGTTGAGGCAGAGTTGAACTCCCAACACAAAAAGCAACTCCTTCCGAGCAAAATGGTATGAAATGCAAACTGGCAAGGGAATGCTAATTTCCTGGCATAACAATGAAGTATAGAGATTAACCTAAACAAGTGTGATCTGTGTACTTTAGAATATTTTCACAACAACAAGAACCCAAGGTGAAACATGAGCTTAGAGAAAATCCCTCCAGTCTGCGCAAACAGAGGAGCAGCTCACTTTAGTTATGTTTGCACTAAAACATAACCCTCTCCCTCTCAGACTGATTTAGAATAAATCCTATAAACGGATCCCTTGGCACAAATATAGTTTGTTAGAATTCCTTATCTCTACATCAGAGATgataaaataatgaaacaaatagaGTGAAGCTGAAGCCTATAAAACAATCACATTCGAACATTCTCCTTAAAGGACACTGAAAGAGAAGCCAGGGTGCTTTCCACAAAGCAGATACATCGCTAAAATTTCACTATGGAGGAGCTGGCATTATCACACAAATTCCTAAAGGAGTCAGTTAGCTATGTAATGTTTCCAAAATATTCACCAATGCTAAATTCAACATTTTGACAAATATTGagacaaaaaaatttaattcaagGGAAAAGGTAGAATTTATGTACATTTACTGTTCTAGGCAAGTCCACAAGTCCAGTCCACTCACATGTTAAATTatactatttttcttttactatatTTTAGATTTGTTAGAagatttccttctctcagaaacTTCAAAAGTACTTATCCTTCAAAAGGCAGAAGGATGGATGACATTCCATACAATGGaatgcagctttctgaagaaATATAGACGGCAGTTGGAAGACAAAGAGCCTGAAGTGCTTATCAGAAAGCCCCCATTTCTTCCCTGGGGGTGTAATATTAAACCTGAAGGTATGCAGAGAAAAGGTTTCTAATAAGCGCACTGGTAAGCACAGAGCAGACTTACATTAAAATCTGACTTTATACAAAACTGAAAGACCAACTTAAAGTCAAACTTCTCTTGGCTAGGCAACTAATGCATGGAAACTGAAATTAACTAGCGCTAACTATATTTACCTTTCAACCCGAAATCTTTTTACGACGAACACGGATAAAATTATAAGCACTGAAATACATACCTCTAAGTCCTTGGAGACTTGGTTCTGAACAGCTATAACTTGAATAGTCCTCTTAATAGGCAGAAGACCTCCAATTTCATCATGAGCCACCATAATTTATTATATTCCTGTTACAGGATGTGCAAGTAATCCACTTTAGAGGTTGAGTCCTTGCTAGAGCTGCTGCTTTTTCATAAACTAGTCTCCGGTGTGCTAGGAAACACTCACAGCTCCTTCCCATACTGCATACTTCCCTTGCAGCAACTGAAGTGAAGACTAGAGAGCAAAGGTTTAGTGCCACTTAAAGGTGGGAGGAGCAGCCCATTTGCTTTCTAGGCGTGGTTTTGTGACATACCATGTCATTTGCTGTGAACAGCTGGCACACCTACAGGCAGCCTCTCAAGTTACAGCTGCTTTACTTTATGGCTCCAGACAATTTTATAAATGGAAAAACAGCTATGCATGCCATTCAGCTCACAGTGAGGAGATACAAGTAACAGAATGTTAAGGGTTTACAGAGCCAGACAGAAAAAAAAGCCAAACTATAAAGGCTGAATACAATATTGCCAAGTTAGCTCTATACACATACAAAGGGGGAATGGGGAGggcggtgtgtgtgtgtgtgagcgtggCTCATACAGCTTGGAATACAGCGCATGCTTTCCCATCACAAGCACCACATGCTGAGCTACTTTGTTCTTTTCAACAATCTGGGTATTTTGAGGCACACATCCATTTGCACTTTTTGGGGTAAAGTGGACTTTTGCCCATGTAACTCTCCTTAAAGACAAGTCACCAAAACAAAATGCCTGCATTACTGCCCAGCCAATAAGATGCATATTTATTAGCAACACTCTTCGACAGCATGTAAAGAGTGACCCagttaaaaaatatatgcaaGAGGAGTTTAAAATTAAGGTAAACATCACATAAAACAACCTGCATTAAACCCTTCATGTCCTGgaaaacaattttgtctttagagCCGACTTGAAAGTACTATCCTGCTAGCATTGTACATTTTGCATTTTAGTAGCGGTTCTGTTCCGTGTCATGTTTCACAGTAAAAAGCAGTGCAAATACACAACAAACAGGACTGGCATTCAGAGGGTTAAGATGCTTTCAATGGGATTTAAACCCaacaaaaaccccaggtccttctATGAATACttgtaatttacattttcttttttcagtgGTTCAAGATTTTTAGACTGCTCCTACCATCCTTTTGGCTCAAATGATAGCTGGCAACTCTAGGGTTAACTCAATACAGGAAGCACACAGACagttagggtcactgacactctgATCTTCAAAGAGCAGTTGAGCTGAAAGCCTGGCAGCCAATATTAAACTGCTAATATTAGTTACCAGATCACTTCAAAATTCAGGGACACTAAGAAAATCCTGCTGGAAGGGCTGCACTTATTGAAATTTAACTGAAAAGCAATCAGTACAACCctgcaatatgcatttattagTCAAATGATAAACCTTTCCTAATATCTccgaaaaaaaacaaaatataagatgtaaaatgcaaaagtatTTAGAGGATTTTGTGCCATTGAATGATCTCAGAATGCTACCAATTTAACATTAACACTCCAGGTCTCTataacagtatattttttttatgaaggtGCTTTATATAAAACTTTCCAATAGTATGCGCCGATGGCTAATCTCAAAAGGAGAACAAAATcctatgccatattttatatactatacttactgcactagcctaaagtttcagcatctcaatagcagcaataatCCAGGCCTTTGAATTTGGCATAGGGGCTCCCCACCTTGGCAAGGGTttcactcacatgctcagtgtgctctgagcagctgttaagaagctgagcttaggagtCTTTGCAAATTATTAAGTAAATATTgaagtttgtctgtcatataaactgatgcggattattaaattctgatgtcaATTGCACTagttgccatgtagtaattatttgtatttattactagtcagccttatattgtgacattcatATCCTGTATGCGCGTGTACCATGAaccagcagaaaagatggggggctCTTCCAATGGTTAATCCCATTTATTGTGTCAAACAGGGTGCACAGTGATTCGTTTAAGTGATTTAGACATGTTTAACAAGGAGAGCTACAAAGAAAGAGGACCCTGATATTTGCCTGCTTCTGAAATTATTGGACTGCTTAAAATGTTAGAAGATTTAGTGATGTACTGCTTAGGATCCTTCCACCTGCTTCAGCCAAACTGTAAAGACACTACACTACAATTTAGCCTAGgcctactgccccccatactctccCTATTGATGGCATgctcattaaaggacatgtaaaccccacacacaaaaatttaatcagagaACTGCCTCTTTGagatctttcaatacctgccacactggttgtccagaggttaatagtaaggctgcaaacatctccttaatcactttaGATTTCtgaaacccactcagccccccccccccccctcaggaatttgctttggctgttggcttgtgggcatgctcagttgttctaagctcagatttctaaacactgtgtgtgtatgctgtttgcagatttaaatgtatctgattatgtatcagaggagaAATGGCCACCTGATGAAagctgcagtacaaatgatgccatttgggtgggggagatgtgcccaactgatatacattgtaggcaaatgtaggctttacatgtcctttaaccctgTCAACTTAATGCATTATGATATTTGactcctctctccttctctgaccatattgcCAAAATTCATCCCTTTCTTTCAACTGCAACAGCCAAGACACTAATGCATGCTTTCATCCTATCCCAACTGGACTATTGTAACTTGCTAATAATGGGCTTCCCTAACTCTCCCTCCTACAGggtgttctctctctctcctctcatccaagagagAACATGCCCCACCCCTGTTGAAGTCCTTATTCTTAACTTACAAACTAATTCTCATAACCTTCAAAGCTCTTTATTCTTCTGCACCCCACTACATCTTTTTTTCTTGCGTCTCCATATTTTTCTTGCCAACTCCTCAGCTCCTCTCAGAGCAAACACTTTGTTGCACCCTCCCACCACTACTGCTTTTTcctgctccttacatttggaatgacatccctgaattcctccagagATAATCTTCCCATAGTCACTTCCAAAATAGCCCCAATACTTCTTGGAGTACTCGCACCTAAACCGAGAACTGCCACCTATATCACAGCATCACCCACTGTAACTTGCATCacttaatatcctcctatttAGATTGGaggctctatgggacagggacctccatcctcttgtctccgTCACTTAGCTATGTAGAATCTTTTATGCAGCTAtactctgtatttatctattactgtaatgacatttcATATACACATCCGAAAAGTTGTGCAGCCTGTATTCCAGGTGAGTACCAATCCCACTAATTACTGAGCACCAAAGCATAACCACGGGTGTGCCTGCGAGTTCTCTAAACTCCAAAACCATTTGATGAGACCAAACGACAGCACATCCTGGTTCGCCATATTGAGACAAGAGCTGTTCATTCGGGGGTGGGGGTTCATTCataggaggagggggttattcttcccctttacagagcgctggtaaggccatgctgttttggtctccagtactcACATGGGATACTATCACATTAGAGAGGGTctggagaagggcaactaagctggtaagaggtggatggaaagtctcagttgtTGGAAAAGACTACACAGGaaaaaacagcaggcaggcacttctggtatcCACAATGCATCAGGAAGTCAAGAGAAGCAGCTTGTAATATTCATAAAAGtttatagtttatttaatccataaaacaTCAGGTAGAAGCCTTATGCATTTCGTACCTTAGGGGTACTTAATCAAAGGCTACTTTACCATCTTGAATACACACACTATTTAAAGTCATAGTGGCCAATAGGAGGATTCCATAAGTGAGCCAATCACATTATACAATTCattagcttaaaggacaaggcaactcaaaatataattttttgcctaataaaagaaaccaaaattctacgcagctttgcaatatgtaattgtaataatacatttattacaagtttgtaatggtttttgagttatttgtatttataattgctattagaagcagtgtttgccagcccttttctattctctgccctggtggctcagactgttgaaacaatgtaacacaaggcagcagcctgacagacctgccttgctggagaagcaagacctttgcaacattgtttaaaatgtaacaaccaggagttcagcaaatgctgctttcaatagcaattacatttacaattaacttttaaagcgctacaaatttttaattatttcatattggaaagttgtttagaattaggttttctttcattatgcaaaaaaattatttttggggttgacatgccctttaaacagCCAATTGTAAAGAATCACTATGGGCCAATcacattaactttaaaaaaaacaaacaaacaaacaaacattcatacttcacattttctagaacaggcagccatctttaaaaaggtattctcccttcctttccctccttgtttcgtactgcacatgtgtttcattccctccccctcccctccgccagatccgcttctgattggctggtgggcatgtgtagctcagaacagcagacaggatcgagttacacacatgctcagagaataggaaggctgccgctggcagcctacaggaagggaagagagatttcagtgatgtcactgtagtcttcacacggctgtaggctgccagcaccatatctcagagaagcaagcagggatctgggaatttagatatgcagtaagtacttaaaaataatgcctttagacttacttttaatttatattaacctttcattgtcctttaaagaggtaTTGTAGCCTATCAGtgcaatgacacacacacacacacacacactttaaaGGCAGTTTAGAATAACAAAGAAAGGTGAAGGCATCTCTCCAAAGTGAACTTTATTACCTTGAAATCAAAGCTACAGAGACTCAAGGCATCATCGTCCTTTTCACGCCGTTTccttttctgcagaaaaaaaaaaaaaaaaacttaaagcaCATACACTTAAACACTACAGTGAGTTGTAAGCTGCTTGCTGTTTAAGTTTTATCATTTCGCAGAAGCAGCTCTGcttcacttcctcatctgccaGTGAACCATGAACAGGCCGACATGGTGCATCAGACATTTAAAAAACTGTCCAATTTCTAAACACTGTCCATAAATACATTGATATCAGTAGGGATTGGCGAGCCACTATATGCATACCAATTATTGTACAAACTTTGTTTTAAACAATATTAAATGTGTTATGGGTATTGCTAGTTTTATATGGAACAATTATTCTtctgcatttttacatttaaagatgtaaaagaaacaaaaaaaaaaaaaacagaccctTTCACTGCCTACTAATCTATTATATATAAACACTATTTAATCAAGCAAATTTTCAACACAGATGTATTATTCTAGGGCTGTGGTACTCTGACTAGGAGCTGTACAATCCCCTGGAGACAGCAGATGTCTTTGGGGACATACTGTATAGCAAGAATTCTTATTTGCTATCTTGGACAGACCTAAAAGTCCATCTTGAAAATTCATTAGGGTGAGATCTGGGGCAATACTTacttgctgttctagatattcttggaactatggctgaatggctgatacacccATGTTTTTTCAATAACCATAATATTGTTATTGTGGGATGggggagccctgaccaaagaTTGTATCTCCAAAGGGATTGACTTTTCAAATATGCCTGTATGTAACGGTACCTTTCTGGCAAGATTAAAACTTTTTTATCAGTGTCAAATCTAAAAGCTACATTTTGTAAATCGTGAAAGTCATGTATTCAGAGTCTCAAATTCAAATCTCATCTTACatattcttaaaggacatgtaaaccccacacacaatttaatcagtgaacagcctctttgaaatctttcaatacctgccacactggttgttcagacgtta contains:
- the net1 gene encoding neuroepithelial cell-transforming gene 1 protein isoform X1, translating into MVAHDEIGGLLPIKRTIQVIAVQNQVSKDLEEPSTKRVRPLSRVTSLANLISPVRNGAVRRFGQTIQSFTMRAENKSPGGTQKACSKVAAPTPPKRRNSVLWSEMLDINMKESLSTKEIKRQEAIFEMTKGEQDLIDDLKLARKAYHDPMLKLSIMSEEELTQIFGDLDSYIPLHEELLAKLGEATKADGTVGQIGPILINWLPRLNAYKEYCSNQLAAKALLDKKKLDRRVQDFLQRCLESPFSRKLDLWSFLDIPRSRLVKYPLLLKEILRHTPKDHPDTKGLHEALCLIQGVLTDINLKKGESECQYYIDKLEYLDDKQKDLRIESSKALLCHGELKNKNGHKLFLFLFQDVLVLTRPVIRNEHQHFQVYRQPIPVQDLVLEDLQDGDVRMGGSFRGAFSNSDKAKNIFRVRFKDAGAGQSHTLQANDVFHKQQWLNCIKTAVSPYQQASPTEQKELPDLNEECEENNPPATNSKDHRRSSTISGIMEMDLEENAFSSLLDTTESPKTRDKTQQRKETLV
- the net1 gene encoding neuroepithelial cell-transforming gene 1 protein isoform X2, which produces MEGEEVMAPPAALTPPSENVKDKKRKGVKRKSSVSSLAGGQSTPEGGSSRRYSLRRGSSFTFLTPGSQWDFTLKRKRREKDDDALSLCSFDFKEPSTKRVRPLSRVTSLANLISPVRNGAVRRFGQTIQSFTMRAENKSPGGTQKACSKVAAPTPPKRRNSVLWSEMLDINMKESLSTKEIKRQEAIFEMTKGEQDLIDDLKLARKAYHDPMLKLSIMSEEELTQIFGDLDSYIPLHEELLAKLGEATKADGTVGQIGPILINWLPRLNAYKEYCSNQLAAKALLDKKKLDRRVQDFLQRCLESPFSRKLDLWSFLDIPRSRLVKYPLLLKEILRHTPKDHPDTKGLHEALCLIQGVLTDINLKKGESECQYYIDKLEYLDDKQKDLRIESSKALLCHGELKNKNGHKLFLFLFQDVLVLTRPVIRNEHQHFQVYRQPIPVQDLVLEDLQDGDVRMGGSFRGAFSNSDKGKDIKKYLQSPF
- the net1 gene encoding neuroepithelial cell-transforming gene 1 protein; the protein is MEGEEVMAPPAALTPPSENVKDKKRKGVKRKSSVSSLAGGQSTPEGGSSRRYSLRRGSSFTFLTPGSQWDFTLKRKRREKDDDALSLCSFDFKEPSTKRVRPLSRVTSLANLISPVRNGAVRRFGQTIQSFTMRAENKSPGGTQKACSKVAAPTPPKRRNSVLWSEMLDINMKESLSTKEIKRQEAIFEMTKGEQDLIDDLKLARKAYHDPMLKLSIMSEEELTQIFGDLDSYIPLHEELLAKLGEATKADGTVGQIGPILINWLPRLNAYKEYCSNQLAAKALLDKKKLDRRVQDFLQRCLESPFSRKLDLWSFLDIPRSRLVKYPLLLKEILRHTPKDHPDTKGLHEALCLIQGVLTDINLKKGESECQYYIDKLEYLDDKQKDLRIESSKALLCHGELKNKNGHKLFLFLFQDVLVLTRPVIRNEHQHFQVYRQPIPVQDLVLEDLQDGDVRMGGSFRGAFSNSDKAKNIFRVRFKDAGAGQSHTLQANDVFHKQQWLNCIKTAVSPYQQASPTEQKELPDLNEECEENNPPATNSKDHRRSSTISGIMEMDLEENAFSSLLDTTESPKTRDKTQQRKETLV